CCACCGGGGATAGAGCTGTAAGGCCGGCGCCTTGCGCAAGCCATCAGCCAGGTCAGGCGCAACCGCAAGCGCAAGGATCATCCTATGAGTCGTGTCCGAGGAGGAAGGTGCGACTGGGTCGAAGGCGAAGGCTATCTCTTGTCAACTTCGAGGTTCAACAACCGATCATTTGCTCGCCGTTCGACGGGTAGGAGCATTGACGCATCGTCGAGGGCGAGGAGCCGTTCACTTCCTCCCGTGGATCGAAGATCGCCGCTGCCCACTGTCAGAGGATCTCCCGCGGTACGTACGTCTTGGCCTCAGGAATCTGCTCACTCAGTGTCTCGACCGCGGCGACGAAGGTGTCGGCTTGTTCGCGGGCGGCACCGACGAAGGCGTTCTCGGCTGCGAGTAGCGTGTTTAACTCCACCCGGCTCAGACCGATGCGCGCATCGGCGGCTAAACGGTCGAGCAAATCGTTGACCGGAGAGCCCGCGCGCAGTGCGCGAGCGGCGGCTTGGGCGTGCTCCTGGATGGCCGCGTGTGCGCTCTCACGACCGGCGCCGCGGCGCACGGCCTCCATCAGAATGGTGGTGGTGGCGAGAAACGGCAGGTGGCGCTGGCGCTCGGCCGCTATGACTCCGGGAAAGATCGCGAGTTCGTCGAGTATCGTCAGGAACGTCTCCAGCAGTCCGTCGGTTGCCAGCATCGCGCCCGGCAACGCCACCCGGCGGACCACCGAGCACGAGACGTCACCCTCGTTCCACTGATCGCCCGCCAGCCCCATCACCATGTTCACGTAACCACGCAGAACAACGTGCAAGCCGTTGAGCCGCTCGCAGCTGCGCGCGTTCATCTTGTGCGGCATCGCCGACGAGCCCACTTGCCCTTCCTTGAATCCCTCCGAGGCCAACTCCGCGCCGCTCATCAAGCGCCAGGTCTTGGCGAAGCTGCTCGGACCGGCGCCGAGCTGATAGAGCGCGCTGACCACCTCGAAGTCGAGGCTGCGCGGATACACCTGACCGCTAGCGCCGAGAACATGCGTAAAGCCAAGGTGCCGGACGATGGCGGCTTCGAGCGCGGCGACTTTGGCCGGGTCGCCGTTGAACAGCGTGAGCTGATCGAGCTGGGTTCCGACTGGTCCTTTCAGCCCGCGCAAGGGATAGCGCGCGCACACGGCCTCGAGCTGGCGCAACGCGCACAGCATCTCCTCGCCGAACATCGCCAGCCGGCGGCCCACGGTCGTCGGCTGCGCCGCGACGTTATGGCTGCGGCCGGTAAGCACGACCTCGCGGAATTCCTGCACTCGGCGAGACAGCCGCCGCAGACAGGCTGCATATTTGGTGCGCAGCAGCTCCAGCGCGCGCCGGATCTGTAACTGCTCGACGTTCTCCGTCAGGTCGCGGCTGGTCAGGCCCTTGTGGATGTGCTCGTGCCCGGCCAGGGCACAGAACTCCTCGATGCGGGCTTTGACGTCGTGGCGCGTGACGCGCTCGCGGGCGCGGATGCTGGCGAGATACACCTGGCCTTTGACGCGCTCGTAGGCCGCGATTGCCGCTGCCGGAATATCCAAGCCTAGCTCGCGCTGGGCGCGCATGACGGCGATCCAGAACTCACGCTCGAGGATGATCTTGCCCGCTGCCGACCACAGCGCCGCCATCGCCGGGCCGGCATAGCGCTCGGCCAACACATCGGTCGGGGCTTCATTCGACACGCGCGTTGTACCCCCTGCAATCACGGCCGGAGTATCGCCAGGTCTGCCCGGCAGCGCAAGCCCGCCGAGTGCCGGCTCGGCCCGCGTGCCCGTAGCGGGCCATCCGCCCCGGCCGCCTCACACGTGCCAGACGCGGGCGTAGATCTGTTCGGAGCCGTAAGCGCCGGAGTTGTAATAGATCCGTGCCCGCTCGTCGGGCAGCACAAACAGGTAGTGTCGCCAGAAGTTGTGGCCTTCCCCATGTTGTTTGGCGACCTGCGGGAGCTGGGCGGGCAGCTCGATCGGACTGTGCTTGAGATCGAATTTCCAGCCTGCAACCGGAAACTCATCATCGCAACGAGCCCAGCCGCCAACGCTGGGGTCGGGCTCGCCATGCCCCTCGTACACCGGGGTAGCAGAGCCGTTGACGAGTGCTACCCACTGGTGGTTGGCGGTGGGCAGAAGTTGCAGGCCGCCGATCCAACCATTGCACCAGTGTCGGGCATGGCTGCCGGGGCGCAGAATCGGCCCGAGCTTCTCCGCCTTCGCAGCGCCGGGGTCAAGCACAGCCGCCGCCTGACACGGGCCCAGCGGCGAGATCGGCTGGTCTGCTTGCGGCTCAGCCGGGTAGGCCATGTAGTAGAGCAGAATCCGGCCGCGGTCGGCGAACCAGTACGCGGTGGGCGCGTCTGCCCCCCGAGCATCAAAGGCGCCGGCCGTGCCGTTGGGCACAACCGGCTCGGCGTCGGTGTGCCAGGGCCCGGCGAGATGGCGCGCGCGCGCGCGCCCGACGATCTTGGCCCCGGCCTGAAACGCGGCGAAGAAGCCGACGTACTCCGTGCCCAGGCGCACGGCTTGGCCCGGCCGGCGCGGATCCATCAGAATCCAAAACTTATGGGCGTTCTCCGCCAGCGGACCCAGCAGCGGCAGGCGGCCGGTCTTGATCCAGTCACCGCTGTCCACGCGTGACGGCGTGCGGGCGACCGCCACGCCGGTGCCGACGAAGCTCTCGCCCAATGCGAAGTAGAACATACGCCAGTTGCCGAGGTCTTCATCCCAGACAATACAGGGATCGCCGACAATGCCGCTGTCAAACGCTCCGGCCGGCCCGCGCGGCAAAATCACCGGACCGAGGTGCCGCCAGCGTGCACCGCCGGCGACCAAGTTGGCGCAATTCACTGCAAGCCCTCCAACAACACTATTCCACGGTTCGAAGCAGGACGCCCGCGGGCTGCGGCAATACTAGTTACTATCCATGATATGTAGATGACAGATGCGATTGGCACTCGTATCATTACCACAAGACTTGACAACCTGGCAGTGGCTGCGAATCGCTGCTCGCTTCCTAAAGCGGGCCCGCCGCGCCACGGCTCCCGCGCTATCCGTGGCTTCACCCATAGCGCAGCCCCGCGCGGCTGCGCAAGCGAATTCCTGGTCACGATGACGGGGGCTGCCTGCCGGCACATGCTATGTCGTTTGTGCCGGGCAGTGCTCCGACTGCACGGCATGGACTCGACTCTGGCGCCGGCGGCTGTCCGGTGTCCTGTGGTCATGAGCCCGCAAACCGCGGCCGGCGCTTGGCGAGGAAGGCAGCCACGCCCTCTTGGTAGTCGGCGCTGTTGAAGCAACGCGCCATCGCCGCGCGCACAGCGGCCCGGTCCTGTTGCCCCGCCGGCTTTAGCAGCTCGTGTATCGCCAGCTTATGCGCCGCTAGCGTCAGCGGCGCGTTGTCGGCCATGCGCAGGGCGTAGTCGCGCGTCCAAGCCTCGATCTCATTACGGGCGACAATCTGGTTGACCAACCCGACGCCGAGGGCCTCGCCGGCATCGAGTGTACGAGCTGACAGCAGAATCTCGGCGGCGGCGCCGGGGCCGACCACCTGCAACAGGCGCGCGATGGCTTCCAGCGGATAAGCCAGCCCCAGCCGTGCGGCCGGAACGGCAAAACGGGCGTGCTCGGCGGCAAAGCGCAGATCGCATGCCACCGCCACCGAGCAGCCGCCGCCGAAGCAGAGGCCGTTGATCATGGCGATCACCGGCTGCGGTAGCGCGGCAATGGCCAGCCAGGCGGCGGCCGTGACCTGATCGTACTGCGCCGTCATCGCGGCATCGGCGCGAATGGCCGGAAACTCCGAGATGTCGGCG
This genomic window from Deltaproteobacteria bacterium contains:
- a CDS encoding adenylosuccinate lyase, which encodes MAALWSAAGKIILEREFWIAVMRAQRELGLDIPAAAIAAYERVKGQVYLASIRARERVTRHDVKARIEEFCALAGHEHIHKGLTSRDLTENVEQLQIRRALELLRTKYAACLRRLSRRVQEFREVVLTGRSHNVAAQPTTVGRRLAMFGEEMLCALRQLEAVCARYPLRGLKGPVGTQLDQLTLFNGDPAKVAALEAAIVRHLGFTHVLGASGQVYPRSLDFEVVSALYQLGAGPSSFAKTWRLMSGAELASEGFKEGQVGSSAMPHKMNARSCERLNGLHVVLRGYVNMVMGLAGDQWNEGDVSCSVVRRVALPGAMLATDGLLETFLTILDELAIFPGVIAAERQRHLPFLATTTILMEAVRRGAGRESAHAAIQEHAQAAARALRAGSPVNDLLDRLAADARIGLSRVELNTLLAAENAFVGAAREQADTFVAAVETLSEQIPEAKTYVPREIL
- a CDS encoding enoyl-CoA hydratase/isomerase family protein — protein: MATANDELLVQREPPLAWVIINRPQARNAMTRAVWQGLAEQLPALGSDPAIRVVIIRGAGDEAFISGADISEFPAIRADAAMTAQYDQVTAAAWLAIAALPQPVIAMINGLCFGGGCSVAVACDLRFAAEHARFAVPAARLGLAYPLEAIARLLQVVGPGAAAEILLSARTLDAGEALGVGLVNQIVARNEIEAWTRDYALRMADNAPLTLAAHKLAIHELLKPAGQQDRAAVRAAMARCFNSADYQEGVAAFLAKRRPRFAGS